One window of the Falco biarmicus isolate bFalBia1 chromosome 2, bFalBia1.pri, whole genome shotgun sequence genome contains the following:
- the PROSER1 gene encoding proline and serine-rich protein 1 isoform X2, which produces MDKKSFETVLDEIRKAVLTEYKLKAIEYVHGYFSSEQVVELLRYFSWAEPQLKAIKALQHKIVAVPASKMVNILNCFTFSKDKLIALEILASNIVDAQNYRLIEDLFRINMSEKKRCRRILEQASKTGCKAPHAMISSCGMIPGNPYPKGKPSRINGIFPGTPIKKDTEECTNEGKGIAARILGPSKPAPSTYNPHKPVPYPIPPCRPHATIAPSAYNNAGLVPMANVIAPGLPAPPPYTANQVVSENEDLSGQAKPSQNQAFSAQANQLFTPHGSNPSTPAATPVPTPSPVKAISHPLAPATPLISGMNMSTPVLPVFPGQVSSIHTSQPSTPTPTVIKSLSLPGVPVTSVHSATSTPIPAVFSGLASIPTATPAPQGSSTPCATPAPTEAFASATAPFAGLPFSATSSIASANNPPPLSSVFAGLPLSLTPNAQGISSPVPSTIANPPATTIPGSLSLPNPILSVLKGFLTSNDTSLINSSALPSAMTSELASLSALANQSSDPPTSSVNKCYTPSATPTSQCSSTPGLAIFPGLPSPSVANSSSTPPTLPAQSPLATSPSIMPVNCGSSASLLHGASPTNSDQQLSSAPAATSIPVLVKTEPMSPTLSAFKGPSHSASPSHGTIGLSALGRAYTSAASVPVSLPSSLNPALSGLSSLSAPLNNSSSLASISLAPHGSSAPIAPVFNGLPPFTSLTSNFAFTGNPALTPPVTLPGSLLATPSTTASAVSAPHVNSTAAVLSGLAASAAVSAPPFSLNLSSAVPSLFSVAQGPLGSSNPSFPGFPVSNTPSVTPALPSFPGLQASSAVAAVAPLPAAATAPSPAPVLPGFASAFSSNFNSALVAQAGLTSGLQTPGNAVFPGLLSLPGIPGFPQGAAQSSLQELQHSAAAQSALLQE; this is translated from the exons GCTGTATTGACTGAGTACAAATTAAAAGCTATTGAATATGTTCATGGATACTTCTCTAGTGAACAG GTTGTTGAGTTACTGAGGTACTTCTCCTGGGCTGAACCACAGCTCAAGGCAATAAAGGCTTTACAACAT AAAATAGTGGCAGTTCCGGCATCGAAAATGGTTAACATTCTCAACTGCTTCACATTCAGTAAAGATAAACTTATTGCACTTGAAATCTTAGCTTC CAACATTGTTGATGCTCAGAATTATCGCCTTATTGAAGATCTGTTCAGAATTAATatgtcagagaagaaaagatgcagaagaaTTCTTGAACAG GCTTCAAAAACGGGCTGTAAGGCTCCTCATGCTATGATATCATCCTGTGGCATGATTCCTGGCAACCCTTATCCCAAGGGCAAACCAAGCCGCATAAATGGAATTTTCCCA ggAACCCCTATCAAAAAGGACACAGAAGAATGTACGAATGAAGGAAAGGGAATAGCAGCTCGTATACTCGGACCATCCAAACCA gcTCCATCAACCTACAATCCACACAAACCAGTTCCATACCCCATCCCACCATGTCGGCCACATGCAACTATTGCACCAA GTGCTTACAACAATGCTGGCTTAGTTCCAATGGCTAATGTCATAGCTCCAGGCTTACCAGCTCCTCCGCCATACACTGCTAATCAAGTGGTATCAG AAAATGAGGACCTTTCTGGCCAGGCAAAACCTTCCCAAAATCAAG ctttttctgcaCAAGCGAATCAGCTCTTTACTCCTCATGGTTCTAATCCTTCAACACCTGCTGCTACTCCAGTCCCTACCCCATCACCTGTCAAGGCAATAAGCCATCCATTAGCACCTGCAACTCCACTCATCTCTGGGATGAACATGTCTACCCCTGTCCTTCCTGTTTTCCCAGGACAGGTCTCTTCCATCCATACATCTCAGCCATCCACCCCAACCCCTACTGTCATCAAATCCCTTTCATTGCCTGGTGTTCCTGTCACATCTGTTCACAGTGCAACCTCTACCCCTATCCCTGCAGTTTTTTCTGGGCTGGCTTCTATACCCACTGCTACGCCAGCTCCGCAAGGTTCTTCCACACCGTGTGCCACACCTGCTCCTACTGAAGCTTTCGCATCTGCTACAGCACCATTTGCTGGCCTCCCATTTTCTGCAACCTCTTCAATCGCTTCCGCTAATAACCCCCCTCCATTGTCATCAGTTTTTGCCGGCCTCCCTTTGTCCTTGACGCCCAACGCCCAAGGGATTTCTAGTCCTGTTCCATCTACAATTGCTAATCCTCCTGCCACTACCATTCCTGGTTCGCTTAGCTTGCCTAACCCGATTTTGTCTGTCTTAAAGGGATTTCTGACATCAAATGACACTTCATTAATCAATTCATCTGCTTTACCTTCTGCTATGACAAGTGAGCTTGCTTCTTTATCTGCTCTTGCTAATCAAAGCTCTGACCCTCCCACTTCCTCTGTCAACAAATGTTACACCCCATCAGCCACCCCCACCTCACAGTGTTCCTCCACGCCCGGGCTGGCCATTTTTCCAGGTCTTCCATCCCCATCTGTAGCCAATTCTAGTTCCACTCCTCCAACATTGCCTGCACAGTCACCTTTAGCCACTTCGCCATCAATTATGCCAGTCAACTGTGGCTCATCAGCCTCCCTCTTGCATGGCGCAAGCCCTACTAATTCTGATCAGCAGCTCTCATCAGCCCCAGCTGCCACAAGTATCCCAGTTCTGGTCAAAACAGAACCCATGAGTCCTACCCTCTCGGCCTTCAAAGGTCCTTCTCATTCGGCTAGCCCTTCTCATGGCACTATAGGACTGTCAGCGCTCGGGCGTGCATACACCTCAGCAGCTTCTGTGCCAGTCAGTTTGCCCAGTTCGCTGAATCCGGCGCTATCGGGTCTCTCCTCTTTGAGTGCTCCCCTAAACAACTCCAGTTCTCTGGCTTCCATTTCCCTCGCCCCACATGGCTCCTCTGCTCCCATTGCCCCTGTGTTCAATGGACTTCCTCCTTTTACGTCTCTAACCAGTAACTTTGCTTTTACTGGTAATCCAGCACTTACACCACCCGTCACTCTGCCAGGGTCTTTGTTAGCTACTCCGTCTACAACCGCTTCAGCTGTGTCTGCCCCTCATGTGAATTCCACTGCCGCCGTACTCTCAGGACTCGCCGCCTCAGCAGCAGTCTCTGCTCCACCCTTCTCGCTTAACTTGTCCAGTGCCgtcccttcccttttttctgttgCCCAGGGACCTCTGGGATCATCAAACCCATCCTTCCCTGGTTTTCCTGTCTCTAACACACCCTCTGTCACTCCTGctctcccttctttccctgGCCTCCAGGCATCTTCTGCAGTAGCAGCAGTTGCACCGTTGCCggcagctgccacagccccaTCTCCGGCTCCGGTCCTGCCAGGGTTTGCCTCGGCCTTTAGCTCAAACTTCAACTCTGCACTTGTTGCACAGGCTGG CTTGACTTCTGGACTGCAGACACCAGGAAATGCAGTTTTTCCTGGCCTTTTATCTCTCCCTGGTATCCCTGGCTTTCCCCAAGGTGCCGCACAATCTTCCTTACAGGAATTGCAGCATAGTGCGGCAGCACAGTCAGCGCTACTACAG gagTAA
- the STOML3 gene encoding stomatin-like protein 3 isoform X2: MDPQRETPKKNNMEHLIADRREGIGVCGWILVSLSFLLVLVTFPISIWTCIKVIREYERAVVFRLGRILSKKAKGPGMILILPCTDTFIKVDLRMVTCNIPPQEILTKDAVTAQVDGVVCYRIHSAVSAVANVTDVHSATFLVAQSTLRGVLGTQSLAQLLAGREEIAHSIQAILNSATEQWGIKVARVEIKDVRIPVAMQRAMAAEAEAARETRAKVVAAQGERNASEALRQASMVLAESPAGLQLRYLQTLTTLAAKNNSTIVFPFPINMLKSSGQRSKEG; this comes from the exons ATGGATCCCCAGAGGGAGACgcccaagaaaaacaacatgGAGCATCTAATTG CTGACAGACGGGAAGGCATTGGCGTCTGTGGCTGGATCCTGGTTTCGCTTTCATTCCTCCTGGTGCTTGTTACCTTTCCTATTTCCATCTGGACATGTATCAAG gTTATCAGAGAATATGAACGTGCTGTTGTATTTCGGCTGGGACGTATACTGTCTAAGAAAGCAAAGGGACCAG gtatgATCCTCATACTTCCGTGTACAGATACGTTTATCAAGGTTGATCTTAGAATGGTTACCTGTAACATTCCTCCACAAGAG ATTCTCACGAAAGATGCCGTTACTGCCCAGGTCGATGGGGTGGTATGCTACAGGATCCACAGTGCTGTCAGCGCAGTCGCCAACGTCACTGATGTCCACTCAGCTACCTTCCTCGTGGCACAGAGCACCCTGAGAGGTGTGCTGGGTACACAGAGCTTGGCTCAGCTCCTGGCAGGTCGTGAGGAGATCGCGCACAGTATTCAG GCTATCCTCAACAGCGCTACGGAGCAGTGGGGAATCAAAGTGGCCCGTGTGGAGATCAAAGATGTCAGGATTCCTGTGGCCATGCAGAGGGCAATGGCAGCTGAAGCAGAGGCTGCTCGAGAGACAAGAGCTAAG GTCGTGGCAGCACAGGGCGAGAGGAATGCTTCTGAAGCGCTCAGGCAGGCCTCCATGGTGCTGGCTGAGTCTCCAGCAGGTCTTCAGCTGCGCTACCTACAAACACTAACAACCTTGGCAGCAAAGAATAATTCCACCATTGTCTTCCCTTTCCCTATAAATATGCTTAAGAGTTCGGGgcagagaagtaaggagggatAG
- the STOML3 gene encoding stomatin-like protein 3 isoform X1, giving the protein MPQITFQNLHSLLLFLIFVIADRREGIGVCGWILVSLSFLLVLVTFPISIWTCIKVIREYERAVVFRLGRILSKKAKGPGMILILPCTDTFIKVDLRMVTCNIPPQEILTKDAVTAQVDGVVCYRIHSAVSAVANVTDVHSATFLVAQSTLRGVLGTQSLAQLLAGREEIAHSIQAILNSATEQWGIKVARVEIKDVRIPVAMQRAMAAEAEAARETRAKVVAAQGERNASEALRQASMVLAESPAGLQLRYLQTLTTLAAKNNSTIVFPFPINMLKSSGQRSKEG; this is encoded by the exons ATGCCTCAGATAACTTTTCAAAATTTGCATTCATTGCTCTTATTCCTTATTTTTGTTATAGCTGACAGACGGGAAGGCATTGGCGTCTGTGGCTGGATCCTGGTTTCGCTTTCATTCCTCCTGGTGCTTGTTACCTTTCCTATTTCCATCTGGACATGTATCAAG gTTATCAGAGAATATGAACGTGCTGTTGTATTTCGGCTGGGACGTATACTGTCTAAGAAAGCAAAGGGACCAG gtatgATCCTCATACTTCCGTGTACAGATACGTTTATCAAGGTTGATCTTAGAATGGTTACCTGTAACATTCCTCCACAAGAG ATTCTCACGAAAGATGCCGTTACTGCCCAGGTCGATGGGGTGGTATGCTACAGGATCCACAGTGCTGTCAGCGCAGTCGCCAACGTCACTGATGTCCACTCAGCTACCTTCCTCGTGGCACAGAGCACCCTGAGAGGTGTGCTGGGTACACAGAGCTTGGCTCAGCTCCTGGCAGGTCGTGAGGAGATCGCGCACAGTATTCAG GCTATCCTCAACAGCGCTACGGAGCAGTGGGGAATCAAAGTGGCCCGTGTGGAGATCAAAGATGTCAGGATTCCTGTGGCCATGCAGAGGGCAATGGCAGCTGAAGCAGAGGCTGCTCGAGAGACAAGAGCTAAG GTCGTGGCAGCACAGGGCGAGAGGAATGCTTCTGAAGCGCTCAGGCAGGCCTCCATGGTGCTGGCTGAGTCTCCAGCAGGTCTTCAGCTGCGCTACCTACAAACACTAACAACCTTGGCAGCAAAGAATAATTCCACCATTGTCTTCCCTTTCCCTATAAATATGCTTAAGAGTTCGGGgcagagaagtaaggagggatAG
- the PROSER1 gene encoding proline and serine-rich protein 1 isoform X1 translates to MDKKSFETVLDEIRKAVLTEYKLKAIEYVHGYFSSEQVVELLRYFSWAEPQLKAIKALQHKIVAVPASKMVNILNCFTFSKDKLIALEILASNIVDAQNYRLIEDLFRINMSEKKRCRRILEQASKTGCKAPHAMISSCGMIPGNPYPKGKPSRINGIFPGTPIKKDTEECTNEGKGIAARILGPSKPAPSTYNPHKPVPYPIPPCRPHATIAPSAYNNAGLVPMANVIAPGLPAPPPYTANQVVSENEDLSGQAKPSQNQAFSAQANQLFTPHGSNPSTPAATPVPTPSPVKAISHPLAPATPLISGMNMSTPVLPVFPGQVSSIHTSQPSTPTPTVIKSLSLPGVPVTSVHSATSTPIPAVFSGLASIPTATPAPQGSSTPCATPAPTEAFASATAPFAGLPFSATSSIASANNPPPLSSVFAGLPLSLTPNAQGISSPVPSTIANPPATTIPGSLSLPNPILSVLKGFLTSNDTSLINSSALPSAMTSELASLSALANQSSDPPTSSVNKCYTPSATPTSQCSSTPGLAIFPGLPSPSVANSSSTPPTLPAQSPLATSPSIMPVNCGSSASLLHGASPTNSDQQLSSAPAATSIPVLVKTEPMSPTLSAFKGPSHSASPSHGTIGLSALGRAYTSAASVPVSLPSSLNPALSGLSSLSAPLNNSSSLASISLAPHGSSAPIAPVFNGLPPFTSLTSNFAFTGNPALTPPVTLPGSLLATPSTTASAVSAPHVNSTAAVLSGLAASAAVSAPPFSLNLSSAVPSLFSVAQGPLGSSNPSFPGFPVSNTPSVTPALPSFPGLQASSAVAAVAPLPAAATAPSPAPVLPGFASAFSSNFNSALVAQAGLTSGLQTPGNAVFPGLLSLPGIPGFPQGAAQSSLQELQHSAAAQSALLQAHSASALENYTAQPEGFANYPSTPGTPFSLQTSLPQSGWQ, encoded by the exons GCTGTATTGACTGAGTACAAATTAAAAGCTATTGAATATGTTCATGGATACTTCTCTAGTGAACAG GTTGTTGAGTTACTGAGGTACTTCTCCTGGGCTGAACCACAGCTCAAGGCAATAAAGGCTTTACAACAT AAAATAGTGGCAGTTCCGGCATCGAAAATGGTTAACATTCTCAACTGCTTCACATTCAGTAAAGATAAACTTATTGCACTTGAAATCTTAGCTTC CAACATTGTTGATGCTCAGAATTATCGCCTTATTGAAGATCTGTTCAGAATTAATatgtcagagaagaaaagatgcagaagaaTTCTTGAACAG GCTTCAAAAACGGGCTGTAAGGCTCCTCATGCTATGATATCATCCTGTGGCATGATTCCTGGCAACCCTTATCCCAAGGGCAAACCAAGCCGCATAAATGGAATTTTCCCA ggAACCCCTATCAAAAAGGACACAGAAGAATGTACGAATGAAGGAAAGGGAATAGCAGCTCGTATACTCGGACCATCCAAACCA gcTCCATCAACCTACAATCCACACAAACCAGTTCCATACCCCATCCCACCATGTCGGCCACATGCAACTATTGCACCAA GTGCTTACAACAATGCTGGCTTAGTTCCAATGGCTAATGTCATAGCTCCAGGCTTACCAGCTCCTCCGCCATACACTGCTAATCAAGTGGTATCAG AAAATGAGGACCTTTCTGGCCAGGCAAAACCTTCCCAAAATCAAG ctttttctgcaCAAGCGAATCAGCTCTTTACTCCTCATGGTTCTAATCCTTCAACACCTGCTGCTACTCCAGTCCCTACCCCATCACCTGTCAAGGCAATAAGCCATCCATTAGCACCTGCAACTCCACTCATCTCTGGGATGAACATGTCTACCCCTGTCCTTCCTGTTTTCCCAGGACAGGTCTCTTCCATCCATACATCTCAGCCATCCACCCCAACCCCTACTGTCATCAAATCCCTTTCATTGCCTGGTGTTCCTGTCACATCTGTTCACAGTGCAACCTCTACCCCTATCCCTGCAGTTTTTTCTGGGCTGGCTTCTATACCCACTGCTACGCCAGCTCCGCAAGGTTCTTCCACACCGTGTGCCACACCTGCTCCTACTGAAGCTTTCGCATCTGCTACAGCACCATTTGCTGGCCTCCCATTTTCTGCAACCTCTTCAATCGCTTCCGCTAATAACCCCCCTCCATTGTCATCAGTTTTTGCCGGCCTCCCTTTGTCCTTGACGCCCAACGCCCAAGGGATTTCTAGTCCTGTTCCATCTACAATTGCTAATCCTCCTGCCACTACCATTCCTGGTTCGCTTAGCTTGCCTAACCCGATTTTGTCTGTCTTAAAGGGATTTCTGACATCAAATGACACTTCATTAATCAATTCATCTGCTTTACCTTCTGCTATGACAAGTGAGCTTGCTTCTTTATCTGCTCTTGCTAATCAAAGCTCTGACCCTCCCACTTCCTCTGTCAACAAATGTTACACCCCATCAGCCACCCCCACCTCACAGTGTTCCTCCACGCCCGGGCTGGCCATTTTTCCAGGTCTTCCATCCCCATCTGTAGCCAATTCTAGTTCCACTCCTCCAACATTGCCTGCACAGTCACCTTTAGCCACTTCGCCATCAATTATGCCAGTCAACTGTGGCTCATCAGCCTCCCTCTTGCATGGCGCAAGCCCTACTAATTCTGATCAGCAGCTCTCATCAGCCCCAGCTGCCACAAGTATCCCAGTTCTGGTCAAAACAGAACCCATGAGTCCTACCCTCTCGGCCTTCAAAGGTCCTTCTCATTCGGCTAGCCCTTCTCATGGCACTATAGGACTGTCAGCGCTCGGGCGTGCATACACCTCAGCAGCTTCTGTGCCAGTCAGTTTGCCCAGTTCGCTGAATCCGGCGCTATCGGGTCTCTCCTCTTTGAGTGCTCCCCTAAACAACTCCAGTTCTCTGGCTTCCATTTCCCTCGCCCCACATGGCTCCTCTGCTCCCATTGCCCCTGTGTTCAATGGACTTCCTCCTTTTACGTCTCTAACCAGTAACTTTGCTTTTACTGGTAATCCAGCACTTACACCACCCGTCACTCTGCCAGGGTCTTTGTTAGCTACTCCGTCTACAACCGCTTCAGCTGTGTCTGCCCCTCATGTGAATTCCACTGCCGCCGTACTCTCAGGACTCGCCGCCTCAGCAGCAGTCTCTGCTCCACCCTTCTCGCTTAACTTGTCCAGTGCCgtcccttcccttttttctgttgCCCAGGGACCTCTGGGATCATCAAACCCATCCTTCCCTGGTTTTCCTGTCTCTAACACACCCTCTGTCACTCCTGctctcccttctttccctgGCCTCCAGGCATCTTCTGCAGTAGCAGCAGTTGCACCGTTGCCggcagctgccacagccccaTCTCCGGCTCCGGTCCTGCCAGGGTTTGCCTCGGCCTTTAGCTCAAACTTCAACTCTGCACTTGTTGCACAGGCTGG CTTGACTTCTGGACTGCAGACACCAGGAAATGCAGTTTTTCCTGGCCTTTTATCTCTCCCTGGTATCCCTGGCTTTCCCCAAGGTGCCGCACAATCTTCCTTACAGGAATTGCAGCATAGTGCGGCAGCACAGTCAGCGCTACTACAG GCAcattctgcttctgctctggaGAACTATACAGCTCAGCCTGAAGGTTTTGCTAACTATCCGTCAACACCAGGAACACCATTTTCATTGCAGACAAGTCTGCCCCAGAGTGGATGGCAATAA